The Haloplanus salinarum genome includes a region encoding these proteins:
- a CDS encoding PAS domain S-box protein: MQLSSHQKIRILHVDDDPSITDLTGTFLEREDNRFAVETATSADEGLERINDRPPDCVVSDYNMPGMDGIEFLQAVREEHPDLPFILFTGKGSEAVASDAISADVTDYLQKGSGSEQYELLANRIRNAVHARRESQRADRQEQLMRLTEFAGETGGFEIDVDSGDLLLTDGTHRLVGLSDDAQITLEEAIELYHPDDQADVRQTVTRAAETGEETYGTWRLQTLDCDERLVDVTITPATENDDVTALRGAVHDVTERTKRRRELREKQQFIEQALDTLDDLFYVIDTDGTLRRWNNQVPQTTGYADSELADMRAIELFPEDDRETIADAIQLAVSGETVTVEADLLTADGERRPYEFTGARLTDADGSTTGLVGIGRDLTERKRRERRFQALVEESNDIISVVDAEGVYQYQSPSLERILGHDPAETIGEQVWEYIHPEDHERVSNEFEAWVNNSDRTPKGIQYRARNADGTWHWMESNGSDQLTNPAVEGYVVTSRDITDRKERQQELERTHDLLSNMEELADAGAWEYDSESEQLIITDGTRRLYGLDSEASLTLEEALDAVHPDDQDLLADRFNNCLETGEPYEMEVRLTTLDGEQRWIIARGERVSESETGSVLRGYIGDITGEKTRERRLTELNRATQALLTAETKQEVANIGVEAASDVLDLQANAIHISEADDTRLVPMAQTDEVASLIGETSPLPVADSIAGRVYRNGEPAVIADVQQDPDVHDSETNLGGHLYLPLADHGILIAGSEKRAAFDQRDLTLGGLLAGTLVAALDRVEREQTARQRQQQLSLFFEESPLGAVQWDDELRFERLNEQAESLLGYSEAELRQEPWKVVIADEDRDHMRDTVESLLDADGGEYELNRNVRKDGEVITCEWYNRVVTDADGDVQSVFSKFQDVTDREQRKTELEEYETIIEALSDAVYVLDEEGQFRYVNDEFVELVGYDRETILGNTPSLIKDEEAVQRAEQELGRLLSSAGPETVIFEVTIHTREGDPIVCEDHMGVLPYGGDQFDGSVGTLRDITDQKARERKLEAVNSQYQTLIESYPAGAIFLYDTDLRVVRAGGSELSEVGLSLEEIEETTPRDRYPPEIAEELVGTIENVLAGESHTFEQEYQGEHYRVQIVPVEVGQEEVTYAMAVSQNITDQTENRRELKRQNERLDEFASIVSHDLRSPLGVAEGHLELAAETCESDHLARATDAIDRSQALIDDLLTLAREGDRVDETEPVEIAKVAERSWQTVETRQATLDADESGVIAADRSRLQQLFENLYRNAVEHGGEDVIVSVGAVDDGFYVADSGPGIPEADREDVFDAGYSTNEDGIGFGLRIVEQIAVAHGWEVAITESEEGGARFDITGVEKGA, from the coding sequence ATGCAACTCAGTTCTCACCAAAAGATTCGGATTCTCCACGTCGATGACGACCCCTCAATCACGGATCTGACAGGGACGTTTCTCGAACGCGAGGACAACCGGTTCGCTGTCGAGACAGCGACCAGCGCCGACGAGGGACTGGAGAGAATCAACGACCGCCCGCCTGATTGTGTCGTCTCAGATTACAACATGCCCGGGATGGATGGGATCGAATTCCTGCAGGCTGTCCGGGAAGAGCACCCTGATTTGCCGTTCATTCTGTTTACCGGCAAAGGCAGTGAGGCCGTCGCCAGCGATGCTATCTCTGCGGACGTCACCGACTATCTGCAAAAGGGGTCAGGGTCCGAACAGTACGAACTGCTGGCCAACCGGATCCGCAACGCCGTCCACGCACGACGCGAGAGCCAACGGGCCGACAGACAGGAACAGCTGATGCGATTAACGGAGTTTGCTGGTGAGACGGGTGGGTTTGAAATCGACGTGGACAGCGGTGACCTCCTGCTGACTGACGGCACTCACCGACTCGTCGGATTGTCCGACGACGCTCAGATTACGCTGGAGGAAGCGATCGAACTCTACCACCCGGACGACCAGGCGGACGTCCGACAGACCGTTACCCGGGCAGCCGAGACCGGCGAAGAAACGTATGGCACCTGGCGTCTCCAGACGCTGGACTGCGACGAACGCCTCGTGGACGTGACCATCACGCCAGCAACCGAGAACGACGACGTCACCGCTCTTCGGGGTGCAGTCCACGACGTTACTGAACGCACAAAACGTCGACGGGAGCTCAGAGAGAAACAACAGTTCATCGAACAGGCACTCGATACATTAGATGACTTGTTCTACGTGATCGACACAGACGGCACCCTCCGACGGTGGAACAACCAGGTCCCGCAAACGACGGGGTACGCTGACTCGGAGCTGGCCGATATGCGGGCGATCGAACTGTTCCCCGAGGACGACCGCGAAACAATTGCCGACGCGATCCAGTTGGCCGTTTCGGGTGAAACAGTCACTGTCGAGGCCGACCTGCTCACTGCCGACGGTGAGCGTCGCCCCTACGAGTTCACCGGGGCGCGTCTGACCGACGCCGATGGGAGTACGACTGGACTGGTCGGAATCGGACGGGACCTCACCGAGCGCAAACGGCGCGAACGCCGGTTCCAGGCGCTCGTCGAGGAATCCAACGACATTATTTCGGTTGTTGATGCCGAGGGGGTCTATCAGTACCAGAGCCCATCGCTGGAACGGATCTTGGGACACGACCCCGCGGAGACGATTGGCGAGCAGGTATGGGAATACATCCATCCAGAGGACCACGAGCGTGTTAGCAACGAATTCGAGGCGTGGGTGAATAATTCTGATAGAACGCCAAAAGGCATCCAGTACCGTGCTCGCAACGCTGACGGTACCTGGCACTGGATGGAGTCAAATGGAAGTGACCAACTCACCAATCCGGCCGTCGAAGGATACGTCGTCACCAGTCGTGACATTACCGATCGTAAAGAACGCCAGCAGGAACTAGAACGGACCCATGACCTCTTGTCGAACATGGAGGAGTTGGCCGACGCTGGCGCGTGGGAGTACGATTCTGAGAGTGAACAGCTTATCATAACGGATGGAACACGCCGGCTCTACGGGCTCGATTCGGAGGCAAGTCTCACGCTTGAGGAGGCGCTTGACGCTGTTCATCCTGATGACCAAGACCTGCTCGCCGACCGGTTCAACAACTGTCTCGAAACAGGCGAGCCATACGAGATGGAGGTGCGACTCACCACGCTCGATGGAGAACAGCGGTGGATCATCGCCCGAGGTGAGCGCGTCTCCGAGAGTGAAACCGGCAGCGTACTACGTGGCTACATCGGGGATATCACCGGCGAAAAAACACGGGAACGGCGGTTGACCGAATTGAACCGAGCCACACAGGCACTGCTGACGGCAGAAACCAAGCAGGAGGTCGCCAACATCGGGGTCGAGGCCGCCAGTGACGTCCTTGACCTCCAGGCAAACGCCATCCACATCTCCGAGGCCGACGACACGCGGTTAGTACCCATGGCACAGACTGATGAAGTGGCGTCGCTCATCGGAGAGACATCACCCCTGCCAGTGGCGGATAGTATCGCGGGACGAGTCTACCGGAACGGCGAGCCGGCAGTGATCGCAGACGTCCAACAGGATCCGGATGTCCACGACTCCGAAACGAATCTCGGGGGCCATTTGTATCTGCCACTTGCGGACCATGGAATCCTGATCGCCGGCTCCGAGAAGCGAGCAGCGTTCGACCAACGGGACCTCACGCTCGGGGGACTGCTGGCGGGGACTCTCGTCGCAGCACTCGACCGCGTTGAGCGCGAACAGACGGCGCGGCAGCGACAACAACAACTCTCGCTGTTTTTCGAGGAATCCCCGCTCGGGGCAGTCCAATGGGACGACGAACTCCGGTTCGAACGATTGAATGAGCAAGCCGAATCACTCCTCGGGTACAGTGAAGCGGAACTACGCCAGGAGCCGTGGAAAGTGGTCATCGCCGACGAAGACCGCGACCACATGCGCGACACCGTAGAGTCACTCCTCGATGCCGATGGCGGAGAGTACGAACTCAATCGAAATGTCCGAAAGGACGGCGAGGTAATCACCTGCGAGTGGTACAACCGTGTCGTCACCGACGCAGATGGTGACGTCCAGTCAGTCTTTTCGAAGTTTCAGGATGTTACCGACCGCGAGCAACGTAAGACTGAATTAGAAGAGTACGAGACGATCATCGAGGCACTCAGCGATGCGGTGTACGTGCTCGACGAGGAGGGGCAGTTCAGGTACGTCAACGACGAGTTCGTGGAGTTGGTTGGCTACGACCGGGAGACAATTCTCGGGAACACGCCGTCGCTAATCAAAGACGAGGAAGCCGTCCAGCGGGCCGAGCAGGAACTAGGACGGTTACTGTCGAGTGCCGGCCCGGAAACCGTTATATTCGAAGTGACGATCCACACCCGCGAGGGCGACCCGATTGTCTGTGAAGATCATATGGGCGTCCTTCCGTACGGGGGAGACCAATTCGATGGATCAGTCGGGACACTCCGGGACATCACCGACCAGAAAGCACGAGAGCGGAAGCTAGAAGCGGTCAACAGCCAGTACCAGACACTGATCGAGAGTTATCCCGCCGGCGCTATTTTCCTGTACGATACCGACCTTCGAGTCGTCCGTGCTGGTGGAAGTGAATTATCTGAGGTTGGTTTGTCTCTCGAAGAGATTGAGGAGACCACACCACGGGACCGGTATCCACCCGAAATCGCCGAGGAACTCGTCGGCACCATCGAGAACGTTCTGGCCGGAGAGAGCCACACGTTCGAACAGGAGTACCAGGGCGAACACTACCGGGTTCAAATAGTTCCTGTGGAGGTGGGTCAAGAAGAGGTCACCTATGCGATGGCCGTGTCACAGAACATTACTGACCAGACTGAGAACAGACGGGAACTCAAACGCCAGAACGAGCGGCTCGACGAGTTCGCAAGCATCGTCAGCCACGACTTGCGGAGTCCACTTGGCGTAGCCGAGGGGCATCTCGAACTGGCCGCGGAGACCTGCGAGAGTGACCATCTGGCCCGGGCAACCGATGCCATCGACCGGAGTCAGGCACTCATCGACGACCTGTTGACGCTGGCACGAGAGGGCGACAGGGTGGACGAGACTGAACCTGTGGAGATTGCAAAGGTGGCAGAGAGGAGTTGGCAAACTGTGGAGACGCGACAAGCGACACTCGACGCTGACGAGTCAGGGGTCATCGCAGCCGACCGGAGCCGGCTCCAGCAACTGTTCGAGAACCTCTACCGGAACGCAGTCGAACACGGCGGCGAAGACGTGATAGTGTCCGTCGGCGCGGTAGACGACGGCTTCTACGTCGCGGACTCGGGCCCCGGCATCCCCGAAGCCGACCGCGAGGACGTATTCGATGCAGGATACTCGACGAACGAGGACGGGATCGGATTCGGCCTGCGGATCGTCGAGCAGATTGCCGTCGCGCACGGGTGGGAGGTTGCAATCACTGAGAGCGAGGAGGGCGGGGCCCGGTTCGACATCACCGGCGTTGAGAAAGGTGCGTGA
- a CDS encoding DUF7563 family protein, with amino-acid sequence MPECQNCGAHVTERYVRVFTPDDVDEPRVCPRCEDLTRDGDGTVRETRT; translated from the coding sequence ATGCCTGAGTGCCAGAACTGTGGTGCCCACGTCACCGAGCGCTACGTTCGGGTTTTCACCCCCGACGATGTCGACGAACCGCGCGTCTGCCCCCGCTGTGAGGACCTTACTCGTGACGGAGATGGAACGGTTCGAGAGACGCGAACATGA
- a CDS encoding type II toxin-antitoxin system HicB family antitoxin: MCRARNSDDIGDVTLTLEDGRYVARDEETDVASQGKTRPEALANLAEALKLHERPVPDGVDVDGPSSAPWL, encoded by the coding sequence ATGTGCCGAGCTCGCAACTCCGATGACATCGGCGACGTGACACTCACCTTGGAAGATGGACGGTACGTCGCCCGAGACGAGGAAACGGATGTCGCGAGCCAAGGCAAGACACGTCCAGAGGCGTTAGCAAACCTCGCCGAAGCGCTCAAACTTCACGAGCGGCCGGTCCCCGATGGGGTGGATGTCGACGGCCCCTCGTCAGCGCCTTGGTTGTAG
- a CDS encoding helix-turn-helix domain-containing protein — MALYEASLRVKHECPYRAISERYPDLTIREWPLSDCQVLEISSEQTPTDQLLNDIDRLGTVLHESVDDSGYHVVTQSCLCSLEQSIIDRFEDHNCLYQSPTIYRQGWEHYTVIAFDEDDIRALLGDLRADRDIELLSKTEIAEKQIPHSMLTPVDQLFDDLTDRQLAALQLALESGYYEQPRQTSLREIAGRTSVSKSTYEEHLRKAENKLLTNAGRFLRLVTATSTTNPLQARRQRPSEQSAD; from the coding sequence ATGGCCCTGTACGAGGCGTCGCTCCGGGTGAAACACGAGTGTCCATACCGAGCGATATCTGAACGCTACCCGGACCTCACCATCCGCGAGTGGCCGTTGAGTGACTGCCAAGTGCTGGAGATCTCGTCGGAGCAAACACCGACAGACCAACTCCTCAATGACATCGATCGTCTCGGAACGGTTCTCCACGAGTCAGTCGACGACTCCGGCTACCACGTTGTAACACAGTCGTGTCTCTGTTCCCTTGAACAGTCGATAATCGACCGCTTCGAGGATCACAACTGTTTGTACCAGTCACCAACGATCTATCGGCAGGGCTGGGAACACTACACTGTTATCGCCTTCGACGAGGACGACATCCGGGCATTACTCGGCGACCTGCGTGCCGACCGAGATATCGAACTCCTCTCGAAAACCGAGATTGCGGAGAAACAAATTCCGCACAGTATGCTGACGCCGGTCGATCAGCTGTTCGACGACCTCACCGACCGGCAACTGGCAGCACTCCAGTTGGCGCTCGAAAGCGGATACTACGAGCAACCACGGCAGACATCACTTCGTGAGATTGCTGGCCGGACATCCGTCTCGAAGTCGACGTACGAGGAACACCTCCGGAAAGCGGAGAACAAACTTCTCACCAACGCCGGGCGATTCCTCCGACTGGTAACTGCGACCTCAACGACGAATCCTCTCCAAGCGAGGCGACAGAGACCGTCCGAACAAAGTGCGGACTGA
- a CDS encoding helix-turn-helix domain-containing protein produces MPDSMSEQLRQDMECEGLLECFHGLKDLDKQCFQILVNAEEPLTVDEVAEAVDRERSTAYRSIQRLRNAGFVQKEQVNYDNGGYYHVYLPTAPSVVADDMQRLLNDWYAKMGQLIQQFEDKYERGDVTSPVEG; encoded by the coding sequence ATGCCAGATTCGATGTCCGAACAACTCCGCCAAGACATGGAGTGTGAGGGTCTTCTCGAATGCTTCCATGGACTCAAAGATCTCGACAAGCAGTGCTTTCAGATCCTCGTTAATGCTGAGGAACCGCTCACCGTCGACGAAGTTGCAGAGGCCGTCGATCGGGAGCGTTCGACGGCGTATCGTTCGATTCAGCGGCTTCGCAACGCAGGATTCGTTCAGAAAGAACAGGTCAACTACGACAACGGAGGATACTATCACGTCTATTTGCCGACCGCTCCCTCGGTGGTCGCCGACGACATGCAGCGACTGCTGAACGATTGGTATGCTAAAATGGGACAGCTCATCCAACAATTCGAGGATAAGTACGAACGTGGTGACGTCACTTCGCCCGTTGAAGGATAA
- a CDS encoding MFS transporter: MSTATDLRQGIREHLGQFSLHVLLVFATGLTIGSERAVVPVLGEELLGVTSFLVIGSFVVSFGFVKALLNLYAGKWGEEYGRKPVLILGWATALPLPVILIFAPTWGWITAGNILLGINQALTWSMAINAKVDLAGPDQRGLAVGIDEAFGYTGVAAGAWITGVIAAQTSLRPEPFYFLAAVVVLAFLISIFLIKETVQYAQAEGDDDHHDANLPFNEVLKRATYGDKTLFAAAQAGHIENFVDTLFWIAVPLYLTSQGLGIAAVGVVVGVHSAMYFSQIATGGLADRIGRRPPVIAGMFLAGAGVLGMVFVEGYLLWAVLAAVSGLGMALLYPNLMTVPGDAAHPTWRSAGMGVYRMWRDSGYGVGAILIGLSMEFVNPEAAFYMTAILMFLSGAVVYVWMEETHPDFGTHEPPAPATEPPTGAIPED, from the coding sequence ATGAGTACAGCAACCGATCTCCGACAGGGTATCCGTGAACACCTCGGACAGTTCTCGCTGCACGTCCTGCTGGTGTTCGCGACCGGGCTAACCATCGGTTCCGAACGTGCCGTTGTGCCGGTGTTAGGCGAGGAACTCCTCGGTGTCACGTCGTTCTTGGTGATCGGTTCGTTCGTCGTCTCGTTCGGGTTCGTCAAGGCGCTGCTCAACCTCTACGCCGGGAAGTGGGGCGAAGAGTACGGCCGCAAACCAGTGCTCATCCTCGGGTGGGCTACCGCGCTGCCGCTGCCAGTAATACTCATCTTCGCGCCCACCTGGGGGTGGATCACGGCCGGAAACATCCTTCTCGGTATCAATCAGGCACTCACCTGGAGTATGGCGATCAACGCAAAGGTCGACCTCGCGGGCCCCGATCAGCGCGGGCTCGCAGTTGGTATCGACGAGGCGTTTGGCTACACCGGCGTCGCCGCCGGTGCCTGGATCACGGGCGTCATCGCGGCCCAGACGAGTCTCCGGCCCGAGCCATTCTATTTCCTCGCCGCCGTCGTCGTGCTAGCGTTCCTCATCTCGATCTTCCTAATCAAAGAGACCGTCCAGTACGCGCAGGCCGAGGGTGACGATGACCACCACGACGCCAACCTCCCATTCAACGAAGTGCTGAAGCGAGCCACCTACGGTGACAAGACGCTGTTCGCCGCGGCACAGGCCGGCCACATCGAGAACTTCGTCGACACGCTGTTCTGGATCGCGGTGCCGCTCTATCTGACCAGTCAGGGACTGGGGATCGCGGCAGTTGGTGTCGTCGTCGGCGTCCACAGCGCAATGTACTTCTCCCAGATCGCGACAGGCGGGCTCGCGGACCGCATCGGTCGTCGACCGCCCGTGATCGCGGGGATGTTCCTCGCTGGGGCCGGTGTCCTCGGGATGGTGTTCGTCGAGGGATACCTCCTGTGGGCTGTGCTTGCAGCCGTCTCCGGCCTCGGGATGGCGTTGCTCTACCCGAATCTGATGACTGTTCCCGGCGATGCCGCCCACCCGACGTGGCGGTCGGCCGGGATGGGTGTCTACCGGATGTGGCGCGACTCCGGATACGGTGTTGGCGCCATCTTGATCGGCCTCTCGATGGAGTTTGTAAATCCCGAAGCCGCGTTCTACATGACCGCCATCCTGATGTTCCTCTCCGGTGCTGTCGTGTACGTCTGGATGGAAGAGACCCATCCTGACTTCGGGACGCACGAACCACCAGCGCCTGCGACGGAGCCTCCTACGGGAGCAATACCTGAGGACTGA
- a CDS encoding class I SAM-dependent methyltransferase, translated as MSNVESFVRFCESEFGSAVMDCEAAYIKQHVAPDDRILNVGCGIGSLEERFTDYDIVGIDISEAMVRTARQRTSTPFLVDDARTLPVRTDAVDAVVFVATLEFISEIEAVLKEATRVLRSGGRIVALILNTRSEYVQSNLRRDGSYFQQMVHRDSEALADRVLNTVDGTQEYFLGIADETVVESSDPTTAAVTAVVGTPIGDSK; from the coding sequence ATGAGCAACGTCGAGAGCTTCGTGCGGTTCTGCGAGAGCGAGTTCGGCTCGGCGGTGATGGACTGTGAGGCCGCATACATCAAGCAACACGTAGCTCCCGATGATCGGATCCTCAACGTCGGCTGTGGTATCGGTTCGCTCGAAGAGCGATTCACCGACTACGATATCGTCGGTATCGACATATCAGAGGCGATGGTACGGACGGCGCGACAGCGTACTTCTACACCGTTTCTGGTCGACGATGCGCGGACACTCCCGGTGCGAACTGACGCAGTAGACGCCGTCGTCTTCGTGGCAACACTGGAGTTCATTTCGGAGATCGAGGCTGTCCTCAAGGAAGCAACTCGCGTGCTCCGATCGGGCGGCAGGATCGTCGCGCTGATACTAAATACGCGATCCGAGTACGTCCAGTCGAATCTTAGGCGAGACGGGTCGTACTTCCAGCAGATGGTTCATCGCGACTCCGAGGCGCTGGCCGACAGAGTGCTGAACACCGTCGACGGAACGCAGGAGTACTTCCTGGGCATCGCCGACGAAACCGTCGTCGAGAGCAGTGATCCAACCACCGCTGCGGTTACTGCGGTTGTGGGGACTCCTATCGGAGATTCAAAATGA
- the ctaD gene encoding cytochrome c oxidase subunit I codes for MGVFLLIIAVWLARVENWRTYTSSGTGSTGTVQEHHREKPSGIIRWLTTVDHKDIGILYGVYSIIIFGLAGFSVLIMRIELLAPEQNIISPSLYNALMTSHGISMLILFGTPILAAFSNYFIPLLLGADDMAFPRVNAIAFWLLPPSALLVYAGFLVPTFPAAQTSWTMYTPLSIQQPSPAVDLMLLGLHLSGISVTMGAINFIATIFTERAEKVTWANLDIFSWTVLTQSGLILFAFPLLGSALVMLLLDRNLGTTYFVVDGGGPLLWQHLFWFWGHPEVYILILPAMGFVSLILPRFAGRRLFGFKFVVYSTLAIGVLSFGVWAHHMFSTGMDPRLRASFMAVSLAIAVPTAVKTFNWMTTLWNGQLRLAAPMLFCIGFIANLIIGGVTGVFLASIPVDLLLHDTYYVVGHFHYFLMGGTVFAVYSAIYYWFPLVSGRMYQRTLARWHFWLSMVGVNVTFFAMIILGYGGMPRRYATYLPQFTSLHQIATLGAVIITIGQLVWLYNMVTSWMEGPKADPDPWDLDGTRLKTAEWEWFERKRELAIADGGETSDRDE; via the coding sequence ATCCTCGGGCACCGGTAGCACTGGTACCGTTCAAGAGCACCACCGCGAAAAGCCATCAGGAATCATCCGCTGGCTGACTACCGTCGATCACAAGGACATCGGGATTCTCTACGGTGTGTACTCGATCATTATTTTCGGACTCGCGGGCTTCAGCGTGCTAATCATGCGAATCGAGTTACTGGCCCCCGAGCAAAACATCATTTCGCCCTCACTGTACAATGCACTAATGACGAGCCACGGAATCTCGATGCTCATCCTGTTCGGGACGCCGATCCTGGCGGCCTTCTCGAATTATTTCATTCCACTGCTCCTCGGGGCCGACGACATGGCATTCCCGAGAGTCAACGCCATCGCGTTCTGGTTGCTTCCACCATCTGCTTTGTTAGTGTACGCCGGCTTTCTGGTTCCGACGTTCCCGGCCGCACAAACCTCTTGGACCATGTACACCCCGTTGTCGATCCAACAGCCGAGTCCGGCTGTCGATCTCATGCTTCTCGGACTCCACCTCTCCGGAATTAGCGTGACGATGGGGGCGATCAATTTCATCGCGACGATCTTCACCGAACGTGCCGAGAAGGTGACGTGGGCAAACTTGGATATCTTTTCGTGGACCGTCCTCACTCAATCCGGGCTCATCCTCTTTGCATTCCCGTTGCTCGGAAGTGCGCTCGTTATGTTACTCCTCGACCGCAACCTCGGGACGACGTATTTCGTCGTCGATGGGGGCGGACCGCTTCTCTGGCAACATCTCTTCTGGTTCTGGGGGCACCCGGAAGTCTATATTCTCATCCTGCCGGCAATGGGGTTCGTGAGCCTGATCCTTCCGCGATTCGCAGGACGACGGCTCTTCGGCTTCAAATTCGTCGTGTACTCGACCCTCGCGATCGGTGTCCTCTCCTTTGGCGTCTGGGCGCATCACATGTTCTCGACGGGAATGGATCCACGATTGCGCGCCTCGTTCATGGCCGTCTCACTCGCGATTGCAGTCCCCACGGCGGTAAAGACGTTCAATTGGATGACGACACTCTGGAACGGACAACTGCGACTCGCGGCCCCGATGCTGTTCTGCATCGGCTTCATCGCTAATCTCATTATTGGCGGGGTAACGGGCGTGTTCCTCGCGTCGATCCCGGTTGACCTCCTCCTCCACGACACCTACTACGTCGTCGGTCACTTCCACTACTTCCTCATGGGTGGGACCGTGTTCGCGGTCTACAGTGCGATTTACTACTGGTTCCCACTCGTCTCGGGACGCATGTACCAGCGGACACTCGCGAGGTGGCACTTCTGGTTGAGTATGGTTGGAGTCAACGTGACGTTTTTCGCGATGATCATACTCGGATACGGCGGGATGCCACGCCGGTACGCGACGTACCTTCCGCAGTTCACGTCACTTCATCAGATCGCCACGCTTGGGGCTGTTATCATCACGATCGGACAACTGGTGTGGTTGTATAATATGGTCACCTCGTGGATGGAAGGGCCAAAAGCCGATCCGGACCCGTGGGACCTCGATGGAACGAGGCTCAAAACGGCGGAGTGGGAGTGGTTCGAGCGGAAACGTGAACTAGCAATAGCCGACGGTGGGGAGACATCCGACCGAGACGAATAA
- a CDS encoding ferritin-like domain-containing protein: protein MTADNQEVVEVLQSAYMEELETVMNYRTNSIVLEGVRAQEIKESLEEDIQEELGHAELLGQRLKQLDARPPGSASFTAKQESLQPPEDSTDVLAVIRGVLDAEEDAIKTYRRLVDLARDADDPVTEDLAVEILADEEAHRTEFRGFEKEYSED, encoded by the coding sequence ATGACAGCAGACAATCAGGAAGTCGTTGAGGTACTTCAGAGTGCATACATGGAGGAACTGGAGACAGTGATGAACTATCGAACCAACTCGATCGTTCTTGAGGGCGTTCGAGCTCAAGAAATCAAAGAAAGTCTCGAAGAGGATATTCAAGAAGAACTCGGCCACGCAGAATTATTGGGTCAGCGACTCAAGCAACTAGACGCCCGGCCCCCCGGTTCCGCGTCATTTACTGCGAAACAAGAAAGTCTTCAGCCACCCGAAGATTCAACCGATGTCCTTGCAGTCATTCGGGGCGTCCTTGATGCTGAGGAAGATGCGATCAAAACGTATCGCCGACTGGTTGACTTAGCGCGGGACGCCGATGATCCCGTAACCGAGGATCTTGCTGTGGAGATTCTCGCCGATGAGGAGGCTCACCGGACCGAATTCAGAGGTTTCGAAAAGGAATACAGCGAGGACTGA
- a CDS encoding MBL fold metallo-hydrolase — MSETAPDELSRRLQIDGDDVLVLDIRHREDFEDWHIPGSTNIDVYDRLVSEPATAKDSLTELPKQKEIVTVCTEGVVSQTATDVLWEMGYDATTLEDGMSGWSRVHRHAAVPVDIDGQLIQITRPGKGCLSHVLISDGQAAVFDASHNLDAYETVIDEYDVDLVAVLDTHAHADHVSGGADLATRHNVPYYLHPADALGIDASPLEDGQTITIGTVEISVIHTPGHSEGSVSFDVGGTALLTGDTLFHESVGRVELGVEAGIEDSNVEANAATLYESLQRLLEYPDDILVLPAHDPGSPEPPVTATLGEVTDRNRDLQRSREDFISTLASDIPDHPPNFERVKRVNIGQESVADAELADLELGPNNCAAE; from the coding sequence ATGTCAGAGACTGCACCGGATGAACTCAGCAGGCGGTTGCAAATTGACGGCGATGACGTACTCGTTCTAGACATACGTCACCGAGAGGACTTCGAAGACTGGCATATTCCTGGCAGCACGAACATTGATGTCTACGACCGTCTGGTCAGCGAACCAGCCACGGCGAAAGACTCGCTCACGGAGTTGCCCAAACAGAAGGAAATTGTCACTGTGTGCACCGAGGGTGTCGTCTCGCAGACTGCGACGGACGTGTTATGGGAAATGGGGTACGATGCCACGACCCTCGAAGACGGAATGAGCGGCTGGAGTCGGGTTCACCGACACGCCGCGGTTCCGGTCGATATCGACGGCCAGTTGATTCAGATCACCCGCCCAGGGAAGGGGTGTCTCTCGCACGTTCTCATCTCAGATGGCCAGGCAGCCGTCTTTGATGCCTCCCACAATCTTGACGCCTACGAGACGGTGATTGACGAGTACGACGTCGACCTTGTGGCTGTGCTCGATACACACGCTCATGCTGACCACGTTTCCGGTGGTGCAGACCTCGCTACCCGTCATAACGTTCCCTACTACCTCCATCCCGCGGACGCACTTGGAATCGATGCGTCTCCACTCGAAGACGGCCAGACCATCACTATCGGCACCGTCGAAATTTCCGTGATCCACACGCCGGGTCACAGTGAAGGGAGCGTCTCGTTCGATGTCGGCGGTACGGCACTGCTGACGGGCGACACGCTCTTTCACGAGAGCGTCGGCCGCGTCGAACTCGGCGTCGAAGCTGGCATCGAGGACTCCAATGTTGAGGCCAACGCCGCCACGCTGTACGAGAGCCTCCAGCGGTTGCTGGAGTACCCGGACGACATTCTCGTCCTTCCCGCACACGATCCCGGTTCGCCCGAACCACCGGTAACTGCCACGCTCGGTGAGGTTACGGACAGAAACAGGGATCTTCAGCGTAGTCGTGAGGACTTTATTTCGACGCTCGCCTCCGATATTCCCGATCACCCACCGAATTTCGAGCGCGTCAAGCGGGTGAACATCGGACAGGAATCGGTCGCTGACGCGGAACTGGCTGACTTGGAGCTGGGGCCGAACAACTGCGCTGCCGAGTAA